In a single window of the Micrococcaceae bacterium Sec5.7 genome:
- a CDS encoding methyltransferase: MESAHYFSASPAGPFTRKSLTVELAGEKRRLQTSSGIFSPDGIDKGTAVLLADAPAPSPKGNLLDVGCGWGPIALTMALRAPHARVYAVDVNERCVTLTNENAALLGLDHLTASTPEAVDPEVRFDTIWSNPPIRIGKDELHSLLKLWLPRLAAGGSAWLVVQKNLGADSLQRWLAEELDESFTVSRESTSKSFRILRVRKASR, translated from the coding sequence ATGGAGTCTGCACACTATTTCAGCGCATCGCCCGCAGGGCCCTTCACCCGCAAGTCGCTGACCGTGGAACTGGCTGGTGAAAAGCGGAGGCTGCAGACGTCGTCGGGCATCTTCAGCCCTGACGGAATCGACAAGGGAACCGCAGTGCTGCTCGCCGATGCTCCTGCTCCCTCGCCGAAGGGCAATCTCCTGGACGTCGGCTGCGGCTGGGGTCCGATCGCCCTTACCATGGCTCTCCGAGCTCCCCATGCACGTGTCTATGCCGTGGATGTCAATGAGCGCTGCGTAACGCTGACCAATGAAAATGCCGCTTTACTGGGGCTTGACCACCTCACAGCCAGCACGCCGGAGGCGGTGGATCCGGAGGTGCGTTTCGACACAATCTGGTCCAACCCACCCATCCGGATCGGCAAGGATGAGCTGCATTCGCTGCTGAAGCTGTGGCTGCCCCGGCTGGCAGCTGGAGGTTCCGCCTGGCTGGTGGTCCAGAAGAACCTGGGCGCGGATTCCCTTCAGCGCTGGCTGGCCGAGGAATTGGACGAGTCGTTCACCGTCAGCCGCGAAAGCACGTCAAAATCATTCAGGATCCTGCGCGTCAGGAAAGCGTCCCGCTAG
- the hflX gene encoding GTPase HflX, which produces MTSQHNPGSDSAAQDMSPEEIQAVIDRILSKDVPARNVSRTDADAGDADRRALFGKAQAISRLDEEHTSYDGDQQDLEERRALRRTAGLSTELEDVTEVEYRQLRLERVVLAGLWSEGTLADAENSLRELAALAETAGSEVLDGLVQRRAKPDPGTFLGSGKALELKEIVTSTGADTVVVDAELAPSQRRGLEDIVKVKVIDRTALILDIFAQHAKSREGKAQVELAQLEYLLPRLRGWGESMSRQAGGQVGGAGAGMGSRGPGETKIELDRRRIRTRMAKLRREIAAMKPARETKRANRRRNSVPSVAIAGYTNAGKSSLLNRLTDAGVLVENALFATLDPTVRKAETADGLGYTLADTVGFVRSLPTQLVEAFRSTLEEVADSDLILHVVDASHPDPEGQIAAVRAVFSEVDARKVPEIIVLNKVDAADPFVVERLKQREPRHVVVSARTGQGIAELLKAISEAIPRPGVKLELLIPYDRGDLISKIHDADAEILSLDHEENGTRAVVMVREGLAAELESFISND; this is translated from the coding sequence ATGACCAGCCAGCACAACCCCGGGTCCGATTCAGCTGCCCAGGACATGAGTCCTGAGGAGATCCAGGCTGTCATCGACCGGATTCTCTCCAAGGATGTCCCGGCCAGGAACGTCTCCCGTACGGACGCCGACGCAGGGGACGCGGACAGGCGGGCCCTGTTCGGCAAGGCCCAGGCAATCTCACGACTGGACGAGGAACACACCAGCTACGACGGCGATCAGCAGGACCTGGAAGAACGCCGCGCCTTGCGCCGTACAGCGGGTCTCTCCACGGAACTTGAGGATGTCACAGAGGTCGAATACCGGCAGCTGCGACTGGAACGTGTGGTCCTTGCCGGGTTGTGGAGCGAAGGCACACTCGCGGACGCAGAGAACTCGCTGCGCGAGCTCGCCGCCCTTGCCGAAACTGCCGGCTCCGAAGTCCTTGACGGACTGGTCCAGCGCCGCGCCAAGCCGGACCCCGGAACGTTCCTGGGGTCAGGCAAAGCGCTGGAACTCAAAGAGATCGTGACGTCCACGGGGGCGGATACCGTGGTGGTGGACGCCGAGCTGGCTCCGTCCCAGCGGCGCGGCCTTGAGGACATCGTCAAGGTCAAGGTCATTGACCGCACAGCACTGATTCTGGACATCTTTGCGCAGCATGCCAAGAGCCGTGAAGGCAAGGCGCAGGTTGAGCTGGCACAGCTGGAATACCTCCTGCCGCGCCTGCGCGGCTGGGGCGAATCCATGTCCCGCCAGGCCGGTGGCCAGGTGGGCGGCGCGGGCGCCGGCATGGGCTCACGTGGCCCCGGTGAAACCAAGATCGAGCTGGACAGGCGCCGGATCCGCACCCGCATGGCCAAGCTGCGGCGCGAGATAGCCGCAATGAAGCCGGCTCGCGAGACCAAACGGGCCAACCGCCGTCGAAATTCAGTTCCGTCAGTGGCCATTGCCGGTTATACCAACGCCGGAAAATCCTCGCTCCTGAACAGGCTCACCGACGCCGGGGTCTTGGTCGAAAACGCGCTGTTCGCCACCCTTGACCCCACCGTCCGCAAAGCTGAGACCGCGGACGGACTTGGCTACACCCTGGCTGACACCGTGGGATTTGTCCGGTCGCTTCCCACCCAGCTGGTGGAGGCATTCCGGTCCACGCTGGAGGAAGTGGCTGATTCGGACCTCATCCTGCACGTCGTGGACGCCTCGCACCCGGATCCGGAAGGTCAGATCGCTGCCGTCCGCGCCGTTTTCAGCGAAGTGGATGCACGCAAGGTCCCCGAGATCATCGTACTGAACAAGGTGGATGCCGCTGATCCGTTTGTGGTGGAGCGGCTTAAGCAGCGCGAACCGCGCCATGTTGTGGTGTCTGCCCGAACGGGACAGGGAATCGCGGAACTGCTCAAGGCTATCAGCGAAGCCATTCCCAGGCCCGGCGTCAAACTGGAGCTGCTCATCCCTTACGACCGCGGTGATCTGATCAGTAAGATCCACGACGCCGATGCAGAGATCCTCAGCCTGGATCACGAAGAAAACGGCACCCGCGCCGTGGTTATGGTCAGGGAGGGCCTCGCGGCTGAACTGGAATCATTCATCAGCAATGACTGA
- the lexA gene encoding transcriptional repressor LexA, which translates to MAAQASSGRATQRGQQPQRTPKGLTVRQKKILETIQRSVNDNGYPPSMREIGDTVGLASLSSVTHQLSQLEKLGYLRRDPKRPRAMEVLMPLTLDGGNAKSSGAGKNNRLHSVGGASVSELASAMDTAMVPLVGRIAAGGPILADQVIEDVMPLPRQLVGHGELFMLRVAGDSMVDAAICDGDWVVVRRQSDAVNGDIVAALLDDEATVKTFRQRDGHTWLLPQNTQYEPILGDHATIMGKVVSVLRSL; encoded by the coding sequence ATGGCAGCACAAGCCTCCAGTGGCAGGGCTACCCAGCGGGGCCAGCAGCCACAACGGACGCCCAAGGGACTGACCGTCCGGCAGAAGAAGATCCTGGAAACCATCCAGCGGTCCGTCAATGACAACGGCTATCCCCCGTCCATGCGTGAGATCGGAGACACCGTCGGACTGGCCAGTCTGTCCAGCGTCACGCATCAGCTTTCACAGCTTGAAAAACTGGGCTATTTGCGTCGTGACCCCAAGCGTCCGCGCGCCATGGAGGTGCTGATGCCGCTCACCCTGGACGGTGGCAACGCAAAGTCATCCGGTGCAGGGAAGAACAACCGGCTGCACAGCGTTGGCGGCGCGTCCGTTTCGGAGCTGGCCAGCGCCATGGATACCGCGATGGTGCCCCTGGTGGGCCGGATCGCGGCCGGTGGCCCCATCCTTGCCGATCAGGTGATTGAGGACGTTATGCCGCTGCCACGCCAGCTGGTGGGTCACGGCGAACTGTTTATGCTGAGGGTTGCCGGTGACTCCATGGTGGACGCGGCAATCTGCGACGGCGACTGGGTGGTGGTGCGCAGGCAAAGTGACGCCGTCAATGGTGACATCGTGGCTGCGCTTCTGGATGACGAAGCCACCGTCAAGACCTTCCGCCAGCGTGACGGCCATACCTGGCTTCTGCCGCAGAACACGCAGTACGAGCCCATACTCGGCGACCATGCCACCATCATGGGCAAAGTTGTTTCAGTACTTCGTTCCCTCTGA
- a CDS encoding ATP-dependent DNA helicase → MTELVAGEIEGSAGEQFVIELLDRAVAGMGGQSRSGQHEMARQVARAIETGDHLLVQAGTGTGKSLAYLIPLIAHSLVSDKPTLVSTATLALQTQIVGRDLPRLLETITPALERPVKIALVKGRSNYVCRHKVEGGFPSEEPSEGQLFSLGEDTSVPHFAAAIGGPSSQFGKEVVRLREWAEKTASGDRDELLPGVTDRAWRQVSVTSMECLGAQKCPLAAECFSELARQNAAEADVVVTNHAMLAVSAFEGLAVLPEYDVVVVDEAHELQDRVTGAVSGQLSVAMVQAAASGARKNTGITVDALNAAAANLELALAGVASGLLPNGLNDEQLDCVDQLREASRAALSDSKGDSANTADGGRQLARSRLLVILELCERLIAARENREVVWFSRNSTFDPQQGYSQPDETSPALINVAPLSVAGRLREGLFAGHTVVLTSATLAIGSAFEPLAGGLGLVGDGAPRWTGIDVGSPFDYPKQGILYVAGHLPKPGRGTSPDALDELEALIRASGGGALCLFSSRRAAEDAAEAMRPRLDVSILCQGDSTMTSLVKQFADEPDTCLFGTMSLWQGVDVPGGSCRLVVIDRIPFPRPDDPLMTARSRAVAQAGGNGFMSVSATHAAIRLAQGAGRLIRSTGDRGVVAVLDSRLSTERYGGFLRAALPPFWPTTDRKIAFAALERLAREQSLAQS, encoded by the coding sequence ATGACTGAGCTGGTGGCGGGGGAAATCGAAGGCTCGGCAGGCGAGCAGTTCGTGATTGAGCTGCTCGACCGGGCCGTTGCCGGCATGGGTGGCCAGAGCCGCAGCGGCCAGCATGAGATGGCCAGGCAGGTAGCACGGGCGATCGAAACCGGCGACCACCTGCTGGTGCAGGCAGGCACAGGCACGGGTAAGTCGTTGGCCTACCTGATTCCGCTTATTGCGCATTCACTGGTCAGCGACAAACCCACTCTGGTGTCCACCGCCACCCTGGCACTCCAGACACAGATCGTCGGACGGGATCTTCCCCGGTTGCTGGAGACCATCACGCCGGCGCTCGAAAGGCCTGTGAAGATAGCGCTCGTCAAAGGACGCTCCAACTATGTCTGCAGGCACAAGGTTGAAGGCGGCTTCCCCTCTGAGGAGCCCTCGGAAGGCCAACTGTTTTCCCTGGGTGAGGACACCAGTGTCCCGCATTTCGCGGCAGCCATCGGGGGTCCGTCGTCGCAGTTCGGGAAGGAGGTTGTCCGGCTGCGCGAATGGGCCGAAAAGACAGCCAGCGGAGACCGCGACGAACTCCTGCCGGGTGTGACGGACCGTGCCTGGCGCCAGGTGTCGGTCACATCCATGGAGTGCCTCGGGGCGCAGAAGTGTCCCCTCGCGGCGGAGTGTTTCAGCGAACTTGCGCGGCAGAATGCAGCCGAGGCCGATGTTGTGGTGACCAACCATGCCATGCTGGCCGTCAGCGCGTTCGAAGGGCTTGCCGTCCTGCCTGAGTACGACGTTGTTGTGGTTGACGAGGCCCACGAGCTGCAGGACCGTGTGACCGGGGCTGTCTCCGGCCAGCTCTCCGTGGCCATGGTCCAAGCCGCCGCGTCCGGTGCCCGGAAGAATACAGGCATCACCGTGGACGCCCTCAACGCTGCGGCCGCCAACCTGGAGCTCGCCCTGGCCGGGGTGGCCAGCGGGCTCCTGCCCAACGGGCTCAATGACGAACAGCTCGACTGCGTTGACCAGCTCCGCGAAGCCTCCAGGGCAGCGCTGTCCGATTCCAAGGGGGACAGTGCAAACACAGCCGACGGCGGGAGGCAACTGGCACGTTCACGTCTTCTGGTGATTCTGGAGCTGTGCGAGCGGCTGATCGCCGCTCGGGAAAACCGTGAAGTGGTGTGGTTTTCCCGGAACAGTACCTTTGACCCGCAACAGGGTTACTCGCAACCCGACGAAACGTCTCCTGCGCTCATCAATGTGGCCCCGCTCAGCGTGGCGGGCCGCCTCCGGGAGGGCCTGTTTGCCGGACACACCGTAGTGCTGACCTCAGCCACTCTGGCCATTGGCTCAGCCTTTGAACCGCTAGCAGGGGGCCTGGGGCTGGTGGGCGACGGAGCTCCGAGGTGGACGGGCATCGACGTCGGCTCACCGTTCGATTACCCCAAGCAGGGCATTCTGTACGTGGCCGGGCACTTGCCCAAGCCTGGCCGGGGCACCTCTCCCGACGCACTTGATGAACTCGAAGCGCTGATCCGTGCATCCGGCGGCGGGGCACTGTGTCTCTTTTCGTCGCGGAGGGCCGCCGAAGACGCCGCCGAGGCCATGCGCCCACGCCTCGACGTCAGTATTCTCTGCCAGGGTGACTCCACGATGACTTCCCTTGTGAAGCAGTTTGCCGACGAACCCGATACCTGCCTGTTCGGCACCATGTCGCTGTGGCAGGGTGTGGACGTTCCCGGCGGTTCCTGCCGGCTGGTGGTCATTGACCGCATCCCGTTTCCGCGACCGGACGATCCGCTGATGACAGCGCGTTCACGCGCCGTTGCGCAGGCCGGAGGCAACGGTTTTATGTCCGTTTCCGCCACGCACGCTGCCATCAGGCTGGCCCAGGGCGCAGGAAGGCTCATCCGTTCCACGGGGGACAGGGGTGTGGTGGCGGTACTGGATTCCCGCCTGTCCACGGAACGCTACGGCGGATTCCTCCGGGCGGCACTGCCGCCGTTCTGGCCCACCACAGACCGAAAAATTGCGTTTGCCGCGCTGGAAAGGCTTGCCAGGGAGCAGTCCTTAGCACAGTCCTGA